Proteins encoded in a region of the Candidatus Nitrosomarinus catalina genome:
- the proS gene encoding proline--tRNA ligase, translated as MGKQDVGITVSKEEDFSEWYTQVVLKAKLADYAPVKGLIVLRPDGYSIWESLRSTFDKKFARNGIRNGFLPILIPESLLGKEQKHFAGFNPEVFWVTHSGTNEVGDRLALRPTSETLAYTLYSKWIQSWRDLPLKINFWNTALRAEIKATKPFLRTSEFLWQEGHTVHSTKEEAEKEVIKILDIYKNTVEEELAIPVTTGKKSEKEKFVGAEYTTTMESIMPDGKALQMGTSHFLAQNFSKPFEVKFADKDNVEHFAWQTSWGVSWRLIGAMIMAHGDDKGLVLPPKVAPMQVVIVPIYKNDNDKENVITKVNEIANILELKNIRIHVDSREELTPGYKFNDWELKGVPLRIEIGPKDIENQSMVLAKRYNHEKMKMGLNEVENIITILDEIQTEMLKKARTEAADNTIDIENYDEFKMKMEKGGFFNSPWCGKLDCEEKIKEETGAEIRVIPFNSENTSKKCIYCKQQSTSVPIFARGY; from the coding sequence TTGGGTAAACAAGACGTAGGAATAACAGTCTCAAAAGAAGAGGATTTTAGTGAATGGTATACACAAGTAGTTTTAAAGGCAAAACTTGCAGATTATGCACCAGTAAAGGGATTAATCGTTCTAAGACCAGACGGGTATTCAATTTGGGAATCATTAAGAAGTACATTTGATAAAAAATTTGCACGTAACGGAATTAGAAATGGATTTTTGCCAATTTTAATCCCAGAATCACTGTTAGGGAAAGAACAGAAACATTTTGCAGGGTTTAATCCAGAAGTATTTTGGGTTACTCATTCAGGAACAAATGAAGTCGGAGATAGATTGGCATTAAGACCTACATCAGAAACATTAGCATATACACTATATTCAAAATGGATTCAAAGTTGGAGAGATTTACCATTAAAAATTAATTTTTGGAATACAGCATTAAGAGCAGAAATTAAAGCAACCAAACCATTTCTCAGAACATCTGAATTTCTTTGGCAAGAAGGACACACAGTGCATTCAACAAAAGAAGAAGCTGAAAAAGAAGTAATCAAAATCCTAGATATTTACAAAAATACAGTTGAAGAGGAATTAGCAATTCCAGTTACAACAGGTAAAAAAAGTGAAAAAGAAAAATTTGTGGGTGCAGAATATACAACAACAATGGAATCAATAATGCCAGACGGAAAAGCACTACAAATGGGAACATCACATTTCTTAGCACAAAATTTTTCGAAACCATTTGAAGTTAAATTTGCAGATAAAGACAATGTAGAACATTTTGCATGGCAAACTTCGTGGGGAGTTTCATGGAGATTAATCGGTGCAATGATAATGGCACATGGGGATGATAAAGGGTTAGTTTTACCACCAAAGGTTGCACCAATGCAAGTAGTGATTGTACCAATTTACAAAAATGATAACGACAAAGAAAATGTCATTACAAAAGTAAATGAAATTGCAAATATTCTAGAATTAAAAAATATCAGGATCCATGTTGATTCCAGAGAAGAACTTACACCAGGGTACAAATTTAATGACTGGGAATTAAAAGGAGTTCCACTCAGAATAGAAATTGGGCCAAAAGATATCGAAAATCAGAGTATGGTTCTTGCCAAGAGATACAATCATGAAAAAATGAAAATGGGATTAAATGAAGTAGAAAATATTATCACAATTTTAGATGAAATACAAACAGAGATGTTAAAAAAGGCCAGAACAGAAGCTGCGGATAATACGATAGATATTGAAAATTATGATGAATTTAAAATGAAAATGGAAAAAGGTGGTTTCTTTAATTCTCCATGGTGTGGAAAATTGGATTGTGAGGAAAAAATCAAGGAAGAAACAGGTGCAGAAATAAGAGTAATTCCATTTAATAGTGAAAATACTTCTAAAAAGTGCATTTATTGTAAACAGCAAAGTACATCTGTTCCAATTTTTGCTAGAGGGTACTAG
- the egtB gene encoding ergothioneine biosynthesis protein EgtB: protein MTVNPELQKNNELLQQFKETRNRTLELVKNLEKDDFVVQTAPYMSPPKWHIGHVSWIYEAIISKMDKNYQFHSKELSEYLNSYYQQFGSPHDKGLRGIISRPTINEIFQYFNTINQKVEKFIQTHELNEQEKKLIVTGFHHECQHQELLVYDLQHLLAEQYLPVRKNKSIIQENKEKEFVKIKGGIFEMGYNGNGFSYDIELPEHKTYLEDYKIGIFPVTNREYLEFMNDGGYETYKHWLSDGWEKVKSNDWKSPMYWEKIDDEWYVRDFLGIRKINPNEPVCHVSYYEADAYCKWAGKRLPTEAEWEKAACWNDEKQEKTTFPWGNTSPTEENCNLLESYHWGCTEIGTYPNGKSPSGCQQMIGDVWEWTSSEFVGYPGFKSGFDEYNDKWFTNQKVLRGGSFGTPNMSIRGSYRNFFRLDERWLFSGFRCVEKI from the coding sequence ATGACAGTTAACCCAGAATTACAAAAAAATAACGAATTACTACAACAATTTAAAGAAACAAGGAACAGGACATTAGAATTAGTAAAGAATTTAGAAAAAGATGATTTTGTTGTTCAAACTGCACCATATATGAGCCCACCAAAATGGCATATTGGTCACGTTAGTTGGATTTATGAGGCCATAATTAGCAAAATGGATAAAAATTATCAATTTCATTCAAAGGAATTATCAGAATATCTGAATTCATATTATCAACAGTTTGGTTCTCCTCACGACAAAGGACTTAGAGGGATAATATCAAGACCAACAATAAATGAAATTTTCCAATATTTCAATACAATCAATCAAAAAGTTGAAAAATTTATTCAAACTCACGAATTAAATGAACAAGAAAAAAAATTAATCGTTACAGGATTTCATCATGAATGTCAACATCAAGAATTACTTGTATATGATTTGCAACATCTTCTTGCTGAACAATATTTACCAGTAAGAAAAAATAAAAGCATTATTCAAGAAAACAAAGAAAAGGAATTTGTGAAAATAAAAGGAGGGATATTTGAAATGGGTTATAACGGTAATGGATTTTCTTATGATATCGAATTACCAGAACATAAAACATATCTTGAAGATTACAAGATAGGAATTTTTCCAGTTACAAACAGAGAATATTTAGAATTCATGAATGATGGAGGATATGAAACTTACAAACACTGGTTATCAGACGGATGGGAGAAAGTCAAATCAAATGATTGGAAATCTCCAATGTATTGGGAAAAAATTGATGACGAATGGTATGTGAGAGACTTTTTAGGAATTAGAAAAATTAATCCAAATGAACCAGTGTGTCATGTTAGTTACTATGAAGCTGACGCATATTGTAAATGGGCAGGAAAAAGATTACCTACAGAGGCAGAATGGGAAAAAGCAGCATGTTGGAATGATGAAAAACAAGAAAAAACAACATTCCCATGGGGAAACACCAGTCCTACAGAAGAAAATTGTAATTTATTAGAATCATATCATTGGGGATGTACAGAAATAGGCACATACCCCAATGGAAAAAGTCCATCAGGATGTCAACAAATGATTGGAGATGTTTGGGAATGGACATCATCAGAATTTGTAGGATATCCAGGGTTCAAATCAGGTTTTGATGAATATAATGACAAATGGTTTACAAATCAAAAGGTTTTGAGAGGAGGATCATTTGGAACTCCAAATATGTCAATTAGAGGAAGTTATAGAAATTTCTTCAGATTAGACGAAAGATGGTTATTTTCAGGATTTAGATGCGTAGAAAAAATTTAA
- the egtD gene encoding L-histidine N(alpha)-methyltransferase, with amino-acid sequence MNDFSDKKLDYKQYVVDSKLRYFKPHATKIEKSFAEEISFSLSQNSKFINPKFFYDSKGSSLFESICLLPEYYPTRTELGILKNLESDLLPFLDEQTKLVELGSGASVKTRVLIDIFTKLQTKTEYFPIDISEILTESSEQLLKDYGTLHITGIIDTYEGGLEFLKNYDEKKNLIIFLGSSFGNFTPTNGEAFLKNIFSTMKSGDLFLIGLDLVKEKNILESAYDDSADITAQFNLNVLSRINNELDADFDLNNFSHYSIYNEIDQRIEMNLKSLVSQSVIISKSNLLLNLEKNELIHTEYSHKYQVNQIKKILCDAGFEIKKMWLDDKKYFSLTLVSKN; translated from the coding sequence TTGAATGATTTCTCTGATAAAAAATTAGATTATAAACAATATGTTGTTGATTCTAAACTTCGCTATTTTAAACCTCATGCAACAAAAATTGAAAAATCTTTTGCTGAAGAAATATCTTTTAGTCTATCTCAGAATTCAAAATTTATCAATCCAAAATTTTTTTATGATTCTAAGGGCTCATCACTGTTTGAATCCATTTGCTTGCTGCCTGAATACTATCCAACTAGAACTGAACTTGGTATTTTAAAAAATTTGGAATCTGATTTACTACCTTTTTTAGATGAACAAACCAAATTAGTTGAACTTGGAAGTGGTGCATCAGTAAAAACTAGAGTTCTAATTGACATTTTTACAAAATTGCAGACAAAAACTGAGTATTTTCCGATTGATATTTCTGAAATTCTTACTGAAAGTTCAGAACAATTATTGAAAGACTATGGAACTTTACACATTACTGGGATAATTGATACTTATGAGGGAGGTTTAGAATTTCTAAAAAATTATGATGAGAAAAAAAATCTAATAATTTTTCTTGGCTCTAGTTTTGGGAATTTCACTCCAACTAACGGAGAAGCATTTTTAAAAAATATTTTTTCTACAATGAAATCAGGTGATCTTTTTTTAATTGGTTTAGATTTAGTTAAAGAGAAAAATATTTTGGAATCTGCTTATGATGATTCTGCAGATATTACTGCTCAATTCAATCTCAATGTTTTATCAAGAATTAATAATGAACTTGATGCTGATTTTGATCTTAACAATTTTTCACATTACTCAATTTATAATGAAATTGATCAACGAATTGAAATGAACTTAAAATCTCTCGTATCTCAATCTGTAATTATCTCAAAATCTAACTTACTTCTAAATTTAGAAAAAAATGAATTAATTCATACTGAATATTCTCACAAGTATCAAGTGAATCAAATCAAAAAAATACTTTGTGATGCTGGATTTGAAATAAAAAAAATGTGGTTAGATGATAAAAAATATTTTTCGTTAACCTTGGTTTCTAAAAATTAA
- a CDS encoding ABC transporter ATP-binding protein has protein sequence MTEILKIEHLKKYFIKKKIFSSETSTVKAVDDVSFSLKQGEVFVLAGESGSGKSTIAKLILKSIKADSGKIIFEQEHTDDQKRNLEKIRMNCQMIHQDPYDSINPRMRIKDIISEPLEIHNIMNKEEINNRVIQVLKEVKLEPAEEISRKYPHMLSGGQRQRVVLARALAIKPKIILADEPVSMLDVSIRAEVLELMRELQKKYNISFIYITHDLATAKYFGQNIGILYLGKIVERGPINQVLDSPKHPYTQALIDAISEPNPENLNKDRVIRIKETTGVKKNEGCKFRDRCPYEIEKCSVEPNLEEVGNEHYSACHVKIS, from the coding sequence TTGACAGAAATATTGAAAATAGAACATTTAAAAAAATATTTCATTAAAAAGAAAATTTTTTCATCAGAAACTTCCACAGTTAAAGCTGTAGATGATGTCTCATTTTCATTAAAACAGGGGGAAGTTTTTGTATTGGCAGGAGAATCAGGTTCTGGAAAATCAACAATAGCAAAATTAATTTTAAAATCAATTAAAGCAGATTCTGGAAAAATTATTTTTGAGCAGGAACACACAGATGATCAAAAAAGAAATTTAGAAAAAATTAGAATGAATTGTCAAATGATTCATCAAGATCCATATGATTCAATTAATCCCAGAATGAGAATTAAAGATATCATTTCCGAACCACTTGAAATTCATAATATTATGAATAAAGAGGAAATAAACAATAGAGTAATTCAAGTATTAAAAGAAGTTAAACTAGAACCAGCTGAAGAAATTAGTAGAAAATATCCGCATATGCTATCTGGAGGGCAAAGGCAAAGAGTAGTTTTAGCTAGAGCATTAGCAATTAAACCAAAAATCATTTTAGCTGATGAACCAGTATCAATGCTAGACGTATCAATTAGAGCTGAGGTGTTAGAATTAATGAGAGAGTTACAAAAAAAATACAATATTTCATTTATCTACATTACACATGATTTGGCAACAGCCAAATATTTTGGTCAAAATATTGGAATTTTATATTTAGGGAAAATTGTGGAGAGAGGTCCAATTAACCAAGTACTAGATAGCCCAAAACACCCATACACTCAGGCATTAATTGATGCAATTTCAGAACCAAATCCTGAAAATTTAAACAAAGATAGAGTGATCAGGATTAAAGAAACAACAGGAGTTAAAAAAAACGAAGGATGTAAATTTAGAGATAGATGCCCATATGAAATTGAAAAGTGTTCAGTTGAACCAAATTTAGAAGAAGTAGGAAATGAGCATTATTCAGCATGTCATGTTAAAATCAGCTAA
- a CDS encoding chromosome segregation SMC family protein, whose amino-acid sequence MVHVKKVEIFGFKSFGFRNTTVNFEPGLVSISGPNGSGKSNILDAIIFAMGENKPKVMRVDKLRSLIHDIEGSGRRGPKMARSSVHFDNTDRKIPVDSDVVEITRELDENGDNTYYLNKKKTQRSHVLDLLDMANAGLGQLNAVQQGTVTRISEFTSEEKRKTIEDLIGLSYFDEKKSESIKQLDEADRRLEIALAKMGEIKKRIDELEEERNQKLRHDILERELNRYKAISAANKMKTISLQKSEKEGKLDGLKLQITTLDGERSILRDEISVLDTEKSKLMNAANDYTQAKATLDAEISSAMEQYEIDNTAISASNKRLEQINTRLPQIKIELEEIVNARADIDSQIQKIKDSIEITNGEKNKINHDLELIDSERNKILTEQSEAAAKKSEIDDKIKILTDQSNNVKLKLSKILHEKEESELKIKSNSEKLNELEKDIVELTTLESKLSSLTNNHQDTISELKSRISKLKTKKLKIIHDMDELGFILEKSDKAANQYESKIKTVKGFMHEDYTVAKLKEDADKLGIDGLVYEMISWDKKYERSVLAVSSDWIKALVVKDFATLLGIAEVARSKKLPKLKIIPLDAIPKFKLSMPKESGIIGVLSDFVKCADTYSALKTFLFGNIILADSRESAYNLSQLGYKSVTLEGEFFEAKGGTVVIDINSKISKLTKLISMSSDIDGLIQSISLIKKYMLKKKYSLKKLEDSIQSYSDRLSISENALTSASENYTNLKSRIVSAKNTKVQLTKRISDLISRNNIISSEVSTNESHLESLLDRIGIVEQNYASGEQTRIASELSKINIKKSDIEKLYTSIMNDYRDKSSQLTTMQTQDNREKSQTTRLNDEENSLHLESEQIESKINDLEKQKDPKRKILESLRQKEQELISTSGSSIGEVQEIDGKLKTLTGKDVDLTKQINNFERQSDSLNRDLHDLIENETKLQHILSAFGFDKNMETFDVDPIVQGLTTELSSLNALNAKAPETYLEVSYGYRSMSVRKNSLEEERTGIVRFIESIERDKRQTFLDAFDKVDKEIRLIFNKMTGGNAWLELQNEDDIFNSGISYLIQFPNKPKRESTSISGGEKTLAAIVFVLALQKLKPSPFYLFDEVDAHLDAPNAERLSTILEERSKESQFIMVSLKDSVIQKAKLIYGVFPKNGVSNVVTYKDKRVPSVKTT is encoded by the coding sequence TTGGTACATGTAAAAAAAGTAGAGATCTTTGGATTCAAATCATTTGGATTTAGAAATACCACTGTAAATTTTGAACCTGGACTTGTATCGATCTCAGGCCCAAATGGTTCAGGAAAAAGTAACATCTTAGATGCAATCATTTTTGCAATGGGTGAAAACAAACCCAAAGTCATGCGCGTTGATAAACTTCGATCACTGATTCATGATATTGAAGGTAGTGGTCGCCGTGGTCCTAAAATGGCAAGATCAAGTGTACACTTTGATAATACCGATAGAAAAATCCCTGTAGATAGTGATGTTGTTGAAATTACTAGGGAGCTAGATGAAAATGGTGATAATACCTATTATCTAAACAAAAAGAAAACTCAACGTAGTCATGTTCTCGATTTACTAGATATGGCCAATGCTGGACTTGGCCAACTCAATGCTGTACAACAAGGAACTGTAACTAGAATTTCTGAATTTACTTCAGAAGAAAAAAGAAAGACTATTGAAGATTTAATTGGACTCTCTTATTTTGACGAAAAAAAATCTGAGTCCATTAAACAACTTGATGAAGCTGATAGACGTCTTGAGATTGCACTTGCAAAAATGGGTGAAATTAAGAAACGTATTGATGAATTGGAAGAAGAACGGAATCAAAAATTACGTCATGATATTCTTGAACGTGAATTAAATCGATACAAAGCCATATCTGCTGCAAACAAAATGAAGACCATTTCTCTACAAAAATCCGAAAAAGAAGGGAAATTAGATGGTTTGAAATTACAAATTACTACTTTAGATGGTGAAAGGTCCATCTTAAGAGATGAAATTAGTGTCTTAGATACTGAAAAATCAAAATTAATGAATGCTGCAAATGATTATACTCAAGCCAAAGCCACTCTTGATGCTGAAATCAGTTCTGCAATGGAACAATATGAAATTGATAATACCGCAATATCTGCATCAAATAAGCGACTTGAACAAATTAACACCAGACTGCCTCAAATAAAAATTGAATTAGAGGAAATTGTAAATGCTAGAGCTGACATTGATTCACAAATACAAAAAATTAAGGATTCAATAGAAATCACTAATGGAGAAAAAAATAAAATTAATCATGATTTGGAATTAATTGATTCGGAACGTAACAAAATTCTAACTGAACAATCTGAAGCTGCAGCAAAAAAATCTGAAATTGATGATAAAATAAAAATTCTAACTGATCAATCTAATAATGTCAAACTAAAACTTTCTAAAATCTTACACGAAAAAGAAGAATCTGAATTAAAAATAAAGTCTAATTCTGAAAAATTAAATGAATTGGAAAAAGATATTGTAGAACTAACTACTTTAGAATCAAAATTATCCTCATTAACAAATAATCACCAAGATACTATTTCTGAATTAAAATCTAGAATTTCAAAATTAAAAACAAAAAAATTAAAAATAATTCATGATATGGATGAATTAGGATTTATTTTAGAAAAATCTGACAAAGCTGCTAATCAATATGAATCAAAAATAAAAACCGTAAAAGGTTTCATGCATGAAGATTATACTGTTGCAAAATTAAAAGAGGATGCTGACAAATTGGGAATAGATGGCTTAGTTTATGAAATGATTTCTTGGGATAAAAAATATGAGCGCTCTGTTCTTGCTGTTAGTTCTGATTGGATTAAGGCATTAGTGGTAAAAGATTTTGCAACATTACTTGGTATCGCTGAAGTTGCTCGAAGTAAAAAACTTCCAAAATTAAAAATTATTCCGCTTGATGCTATACCAAAATTCAAACTTTCCATGCCTAAGGAATCTGGGATTATTGGTGTCTTATCTGATTTTGTTAAATGTGCTGATACATACTCTGCACTCAAAACATTCCTTTTTGGAAATATTATTCTGGCTGACAGTCGTGAATCAGCTTACAATTTATCCCAATTAGGCTACAAATCTGTAACTCTTGAAGGGGAATTCTTTGAAGCTAAGGGCGGTACTGTTGTAATTGACATAAATTCAAAAATCTCAAAATTAACAAAATTAATTTCCATGAGTAGTGATATTGATGGATTAATTCAATCTATCAGTCTGATTAAAAAATACATGTTAAAGAAAAAATATTCATTAAAAAAATTGGAAGATTCAATACAATCGTACTCTGATAGACTTTCTATTTCTGAAAATGCTTTAACATCAGCATCTGAAAATTACACAAATCTAAAATCTAGAATTGTTTCTGCAAAAAATACAAAAGTTCAACTAACAAAAAGAATTTCTGATTTGATATCAAGAAATAATATTATTTCATCCGAAGTTTCTACTAATGAATCTCATCTTGAATCTTTACTTGATCGTATAGGAATTGTTGAACAAAATTATGCTAGTGGAGAACAAACTAGAATTGCAAGTGAATTATCAAAAATAAATATTAAAAAATCTGATATTGAAAAATTGTATACTTCAATTATGAATGATTACCGTGATAAATCATCACAACTAACAACTATGCAAACACAAGATAATCGTGAAAAATCTCAAACAACTAGATTAAATGATGAAGAAAATTCTTTACATTTGGAGTCTGAACAGATTGAATCAAAAATTAATGATTTGGAAAAACAAAAAGATCCTAAACGCAAAATTTTGGAAAGTTTAAGACAAAAGGAACAAGAATTAATTTCAACATCTGGTTCCTCTATTGGAGAAGTTCAAGAAATAGATGGTAAACTCAAAACTTTAACTGGAAAAGATGTAGATTTGACTAAACAAATTAATAATTTTGAGCGTCAATCTGATTCATTAAATCGTGATTTACATGATTTGATTGAAAATGAGACAAAACTACAACACATTCTTTCTGCATTTGGATTTGATAAAAATATGGAAACATTTGATGTTGATCCAATTGTTCAGGGATTGACTACTGAATTGTCATCTCTAAATGCACTAAATGCAAAGGCTCCTGAAACATATCTTGAAGTTTCATACGGTTACAGATCAATGTCTGTTAGAAAGAATTCATTAGAGGAAGAAAGAACAGGAATTGTTAGGTTTATTGAAAGTATTGAAAGAGATAAACGACAAACCTTCTTGGATGCATTTGATAAAGTCGATAAAGAAATTCGATTAATTTTCAATAAAATGACTGGTGGTAATGCTTGGTTGGAATTACAAAATGAGGATGATATATTTAATTCTGGAATATCTTATTTGATTCAATTTCCAAATAAACCAAAAAGAGAATCCACTTCTATTAGTGGTGGTGAAAAAACACTTGCTGCTATTGTATTTGTCCTTGCACTGCAAAAACTCAAACCTTCTCCATTCTATTTGTTTGATGAAGTTGATGCACATCTTGACGCACCTAATGCTGAAAGATTATCTACAATTCTGGAGGAAAGATCAAAAGAAAGTCAATTCATTATGGTTTCTCTAAAAGATTCAGTTATACAAAAAGCAAAATTGATTTATGGTGTTTTCCCAAAGAATGGAGTTTCAAATGTTGTGACCTATAAGGATAAGCGTGTACCTTCTGTTAAGACTACTTAG
- a CDS encoding inositol-3-phosphate synthase, with the protein MTGRIKVALVGIGNCFSGLIQGIEYYRQNPSQEVIGIIHDKLAGYGIHDIDFVCGFDVGENKVGQPLNEAIYAYPNMVDWIPKDTMPKTEAKVYQSPLLDGVGIWVENRVKPVETKLTDAELAENAKKILKETGAEILVSYLPVGSDKVTEFWAQICLDTNTAFVNCIPSFIASDETWAKKFQEKNIPCIGDDIKGQVGATIVHRTLAKLCNDRGTKIEKTYQINVGGNTDFLNMKEQDRLVSKKISKTESVQSQLDERLDDDQIYVGPSDFIPFLGNTKLMFMRIEGRQWANIPYNMEVRLDVDDKANSAGIVIDAVRLAKIALDRGIGGPIKSASAYLMKHPIEQTSDVQARQDCEQFVANE; encoded by the coding sequence ATGACAGGTAGAATTAAAGTTGCTTTAGTTGGTATTGGCAATTGTTTTTCAGGACTAATTCAAGGAATTGAATATTATCGACAAAACCCTTCCCAAGAGGTAATTGGAATTATTCACGATAAATTAGCAGGATATGGCATTCATGATATTGACTTTGTATGTGGATTTGATGTCGGTGAAAACAAAGTAGGCCAACCACTCAATGAAGCAATTTATGCATACCCAAACATGGTTGATTGGATACCAAAAGATACTATGCCTAAAACTGAGGCAAAAGTGTATCAAAGTCCATTGTTAGATGGTGTTGGAATATGGGTTGAAAATCGTGTAAAACCTGTTGAAACAAAATTAACTGATGCTGAACTTGCAGAAAATGCAAAAAAAATTCTTAAAGAAACTGGTGCTGAAATTCTTGTTTCATATTTGCCAGTTGGTTCTGATAAAGTAACAGAATTCTGGGCTCAAATATGTCTGGACACTAATACTGCTTTTGTTAATTGTATTCCTTCATTCATTGCATCTGATGAAACTTGGGCAAAAAAATTCCAAGAAAAAAATATTCCATGTATTGGTGATGATATTAAAGGTCAGGTGGGTGCAACTATAGTTCATAGAACATTGGCAAAATTATGTAATGATCGAGGCACAAAAATTGAAAAAACATACCAAATCAATGTTGGTGGTAATACTGATTTTCTTAACATGAAAGAGCAAGATCGACTAGTTTCTAAAAAAATATCAAAAACTGAGAGTGTACAAAGTCAACTGGATGAACGATTAGACGATGATCAAATCTATGTTGGTCCTTCTGATTTCATTCCTTTCTTAGGTAATACTAAACTAATGTTTATGCGAATTGAGGGAAGACAATGGGCAAACATTCCTTACAATATGGAAGTTCGCTTAGACGTTGATGATAAAGCAAATTCTGCTGGAATTGTAATTGATGCAGTTAGATTGGCAAAAATTGCATTAGATAGAGGAATTGGAGGTCCAATAAAATCTGCTAGTGCTTATTTGATGAAACATCCTATTGAACAAACATCTGATGTCCAAGCAAGACAAGATTGTGAGCAATTTGTTGCTAATGAATAA
- a CDS encoding proteasome assembly chaperone family protein, with protein MTSDEINIKEFKKIDLEGGYLIDGFPSVGFSSAIATESMINTSHFELGGIIDSEIFPPISVIKNGKPNYPSRIFVNEDLKVGVFSSYLNLDQSLHRQVSDLMLQWAKTHKIKLIVSSVAVKSDKENSEMMGVGSTDSARKKIEEAGLKILDHGTIPGIPGMLLNEGSITNQDVIVIIFNTLGDGPDFKSSADLCMSMSKLIPGASCDIPSLQKEAEKAETTIKETQEESTHLKDSMYR; from the coding sequence ATGACGTCTGATGAGATCAACATTAAAGAATTTAAAAAAATTGATTTAGAAGGAGGTTATTTGATTGATGGATTTCCTTCAGTAGGATTTAGTAGTGCAATTGCTACAGAATCAATGATCAATACATCACACTTTGAATTAGGGGGAATTATTGACTCAGAAATATTCCCGCCAATCAGCGTAATTAAAAATGGAAAACCAAATTATCCATCAAGAATTTTCGTTAATGAAGATTTGAAAGTAGGAGTATTTTCATCATATCTTAATTTAGATCAATCATTACATAGACAAGTTTCAGATTTAATGTTACAGTGGGCAAAAACACACAAAATTAAATTAATTGTTAGCAGTGTTGCAGTAAAATCAGATAAAGAAAATTCTGAAATGATGGGCGTAGGAAGTACAGATTCAGCCAGAAAGAAAATAGAGGAAGCAGGATTAAAAATTTTAGATCACGGAACAATTCCAGGAATTCCTGGGATGTTACTAAATGAAGGAAGCATAACAAATCAAGACGTCATTGTAATAATTTTCAATACATTAGGAGACGGTCCAGATTTCAAATCTAGTGCAGATTTGTGCATGTCAATGTCAAAACTAATTCCAGGAGCTTCATGTGACATTCCATCCTTACAAAAAGAAGCTGAAAAAGCTGAAACAACAATTAAAGAAACACAAGAAGAATCAACTCACCTTAAAGATTCAATGTACAGATAA
- a CDS encoding LysE family transporter: MSNIIEFAIIVIIISASGVMSPGPLFAANITYGLKQGTKAGIKIAIGHSLVELPLVILLGIGIFSLEIFPEFKIIISILGAITLFVFAFMQIKSTLKKNEKSETKLKQGPIITGVLLSALNPFFIIWWLTIGLKLISDAMAIWAFVGILIVFVLHVWMDFVWLGATAFLISKSKKIISNTNYKIIMLALSVILIYFGITFLTDVIN; the protein is encoded by the coding sequence ATGAGCAATATCATTGAATTTGCAATTATCGTCATAATAATTTCAGCGTCAGGAGTAATGTCACCAGGCCCATTATTTGCAGCAAATATCACATATGGATTAAAGCAGGGAACCAAAGCAGGAATAAAAATTGCAATAGGGCACTCACTTGTAGAATTACCATTAGTAATTTTATTAGGAATCGGGATTTTTTCGCTAGAAATTTTTCCAGAATTTAAAATAATTATTTCAATCTTAGGAGCCATTACACTTTTTGTATTTGCATTTATGCAAATTAAATCAACATTAAAGAAAAATGAAAAATCTGAAACAAAACTGAAGCAAGGGCCAATCATTACAGGAGTTTTACTAAGTGCATTAAATCCATTTTTTATAATTTGGTGGTTAACAATTGGTTTAAAATTAATTTCAGATGCAATGGCAATATGGGCATTTGTAGGAATTTTAATTGTATTTGTATTGCATGTATGGATGGATTTTGTATGGTTAGGAGCTACCGCATTTTTAATATCAAAAAGTAAAAAAATCATTTCAAATACAAATTATAAAATAATAATGTTGGCGCTAAGTGTAATATTGATTTATTTTGGAATTACATTTTTGACAGATGTGATTAATTAG